AATCTTTGTTTGCTGCAAGTGCCCGCTCCAATCTCCTTACTTACCTGGGAATATCAGATAAGGTACGTAATCTTTTTGCCCAGTTTAATCATGTTTCAGATAAACTGTTTAGCAGAAATAGCGAAGGAGCCTGCAAAAACTGTAAAGGATTGGGAATAGAAAAGATTGATCTTGCTTTTATGGATGATATAGAGCAGCCTTGTGAAGTTTGCGGAGGTTCGGGGTTTGATCCTGATGTACTGCTGTATACATACAACGGAAAAACAATTGCGCAGGTCATGAATATGACGGTTTCTGAAGCCGTTTCTTTTTTTGAAGAAGAATCTGTTCTCAAAAACTTTGATCTGCTGATACAGCTAGGCCTCGATTATCTGACGTTGGGACAAAGACTGGATAGCTTTTCAGGAGGTGAAAGGCAACGTCTGAAGTTGACAAGAGAACTGAAAAACACCCATCAAATCATTATTCTGGATGAACCAAGTACAGGGCTGCATCCAAGTGATACCCAAAAACTGCTGAATTTTTTTAATGGTCTGGTGGATAAGAATAATACACTGATTGTCATAGAGCACAACCTTGATATTATTGCACAGGCAGACTGGATTATTGATATAGGCCCTGGTGCAGGGAAATTTGGTGGTAAAGTTTTGTTTGAGGGAACTCCGCTGGAGCTGTTAAAAAATAAAATATCGTTTACAGCAGAGTTCTTAAAGAAACATGTTCAGTAAGAAGAGTATTGTGCCAAGATTGCTTCACCTTTGGTTAGCAATGATAGTTTAGCTTAAATTATTATCTAAAACGCAAAGTTTAAAATGTAAATAATTTATATTGAGGAGGCAAAGTATAGCAGTAAAACTGCTTAGAAAGCTTATGGATAAACACCAGCTTCATCAGTCGACTGCAAATCGATTATTTCTTAGCACCCTTAAAATATACGTAACATAAAATAACCTTTGCGTTGAAGAATTGTAAAATTATATAAAACCTAATCGGCCTTAATGGTTTAAAGATTAATTTATTTAACGGCTTTCACAGCAGATTTAATGGCTTTCTCAATCATTCTCCAGTCATAAAAGTGAAATATTCTGCCGTTGCTCATCGCAACAAAAACTCCTTTCGGGAATTTCGGACCTAAGTTAACATTCGTTACCTCAGAACCATCACTTTCCAGTGTAGAAACCGGAATTTCTGCGATTCTTCCTTTCGACTGATCTTCTCTTAAATAAACATTGAAGGTATCATTCTGCTGATTTGAAACCAGAACATATCCTTTTCCTTTAGAGGTTGGATAAATTGAAATTCCTTCCACATCAGATTTAAAATCGCCTTTGCCGAAAACGGATAATTCTTCATTGCCTTTCTCTGGATCTGCATAGTACTTATGAACTCCAAACTGTTCATCAGAATAGTAGATATAACCCATTTCGTCATCTACAGCAATGCTTTCAATCTCTTTTAAGCCACTGTATTTCCCGAATTTACGGACAACTTTTCCTGTAATGGAACCATTTTTTTCAGAAAGTTGATACTGCCATAAATAACCGTCAGAGGGACCGGATTTTCTTCCAACAATCACAAATATATCTCCCGTTTCCGGATTTTTGTACATTGAGATTCCCATTGGACCACGTTCTGATTCTCCTTCAAATACTGAGATTTCTCCCACTTCTTTTAGTTCAGGAAGCGAGTATAATTTTACTTTGTTGGTTTCCCTTTCAGTTACCGCCGCGATATCTCTTTTTTGTCCATTTAAAATAAAACCATATTCAAGATCAACATTGTTTGGACGCTTCAATCCTAACACTTTATTGATAATTTTCCCGTTAAGATCAAAGGCATACAATCCGCCATCAGTATCTTTATCTGTCCCGATGATGATACTTTTGGAAGCATCCTTAGGATTGATCCATATAGCAGGATCATCTGTATCATGAACCACCGTTTCTGTAATAACGGCAGGTTTTAATTTTTCAATTACTTCTTTCTGCCCTGTACAGTTGATCACCAAAGGAAGAACTGAAAGAGCTAATATATAGTGTATGTTTTTCATGTTTATTTTAAAAATCAAATTTCACCCCCATTGTAAACCTTGGTCTGTAATATTCAGCCTGAGCGGTTCTGCTTTGGATTCCCTGATAATATCTTAACGGCTGATTGGTCAGATTATTGGCTTCTGCAAAAACTCTCAGCTGGCTTGTAATTTTGTAGGAAGCATTAGCATCAAGGAAGAATTGTTTATCATAATAACGGTCATCAAATGCTTTACCGCCAAGCTCATCAATATAATGAGAAGCATAGTTCATGGAAACTCTGGCTGAAAAACGTTTGTTCTCCCAAGAAAGCGATCCGTTGAACATATGAGGAGCTGCTCCCGGAAGTCCTACATCTGTTCTTTCCACACCATCTTCATTGGTAATTCCTTTTGCTTTGGATTTGGTATAAGTATAGTTTACATAGACACCAAGACCTTTCCAGAAGGCTCCGGGGATAAAATCAAGCTGTCTTTGTAAAGCGACTTCAAAACCATAGATATCTACATTGTCACCATTACGCTGCTGGGTGAATTTCCAGTTACTTTCTCCGGCAGGAATCGGGTTGGTTTGCCCTGCAAAATCATTGGCGAAGTCATTGGCTGTATAATTTCTTTTGGAATAGGTGTAAATAAAATTGTTCAGGTTTTTATAAAAAATACCTCCGGAAAGAATCCCGACAGACTTGAAATATTTTTCTGCCATGAAGTCAAAATTATAAGCATAGGTCGCTTTCAAGTTTGGATTTCCGGCTGCAACAATCTCATCTTCTGAGATAACATTCAGATACGGAACCAGTGAATAGTAATTCGGACGGGCAAGGGCTGTAGTAAATGCTGCACGAAGTACAAGGTCCTGCATTGGAACATATTTGAAGGAGATATTCGGAAGTACATTGGTGTACGTATTGGTGTTATTGATTTGTCCTACCAGATCTTTCTCATTCATCACATAATTTCCGGTATAATCAATCTGGGTGATTTCAATACGAGCTCCAACAATCATTGATAATTTGTCATTAAAATCCTGATCCCAACGGATGTAACCTGCATAGATCTGCTCCTTTGCGTTGTAGTTGCTGGAAAGATATTCTTCTGGTTTCAGGGTACCTTTAAACAAATTGGGATTGAATAAATCCAGACTTCCAAGAAAAGCAGGATCAACAAAAGTTCCCGGAACATAATTTCCAGCCTGGAAGTTTTGGCCGTCAAGATTGATCGTTGGTACAGATAAAAGGCTTCCCAAACTGTTGATTGGTGTAAAAGCATAGAAATCATTCTCTCTTTCCTTTTTCTTCAAACGCATACGGAAACCTGTACGAAGACGTCCTTTCTGGCCATCAATCACCGAAAACGGAAACCTTACATTCACTTTTGCTCCCAATTCTTTTTCCTGTGTAAAGTTGTTGGCATCTGAAAGATCGCTCAATTTATAACTGCCCAGATTGTCTGCTGCCAGAAGGTTGAACATTGGTTTTTCAGGATTGCTAAGGTCTGGAGAAAAGTTCATCTTGCTGTTTTCAAACTCTATATAACGCTGATGAGGCTTGTCTTCACTAGCAATAGCATAGTTTACGGACCAGTCCAGATCTACTTTGGAACCTAATAAATGTTCTCCTCTTAAAGCATAGTTCTGAACTCTTTGTTTTTCCAGACGGGTATTGTCGTTATCAGCATCACCACCTTTATTTTGTCTTGTAATACTGCCTTTCCAGTCTGTAATCTCCGTTTCATCGGCATTATAAACAGGTTTTATTTTATATCCTAAAGCCAGTCTGGTTTCTTTATCATTTCTGAAATTGTACATGGCAGAAGCATAGATCTTGTTTTTGGAATTGAATTCATAATCCATATTGAGATCAAAACTGTGTCTGATACGATGTTCATTATAATAACGTACACCCATTTTGCTTACATAAACAGTTTGTGCAAGATCATTTGCCTGGCTCCATACAGGTTCTATATTATCCGAACCAAAATTGTTGTTGTTATAGGAGAAACTGAAAACAGCTCCTAATTTTTTGTCTAAAAATCGGTTTCCGTACACAAATCCGGCGGTGTAATTTCCTTTTTCACGGATAGGATTATAACCACCTGCAACAGTTGCAGAAATTCTCTGCCCATTCGGGAAGCCCTTGTAATAAGGTTGACAGAACCACCGATAGCATCAGCATCCATATCCGGAGTCAGGGTTTTATTAACTTCTATGGTGGAAATCATATCAGAAGGAATCAAATCCATCTGTACATTACGGTTATCTCCCTCCGCAGACGGAATTCTGTCACCATTCAGCGTAACTGAATTAAGATTTGGGGCAAGACCTCTGATAATAAGGTTTCTGGCTTCACCCTGATCGTTTTGTATTGTTATTCCCGGAACCCTCTTCAAAGCATCTCCTATATTCGCATCAGGAAAACGGCCGATCTGATCCGAGGAAATCACATTGGTAATATTGGCACTGTTTTTTTGCTTGTTTAAAGCTCTTGCCTGATTTTTCAACGTAGCTCCGGAGACTACAACTTCTGCAATAGACGTTTCTTTTTTATCGAAAACGATATTCTGGCGGGTATTTTTCTCAGGCTCTACCGTAACGTTATATTCATGCACACCATACCCCAGATAATCAATTTTCATGGTGTAGCTTCCAGGGGGAACATTGAGAAATACGAAATTTCCGTGTTCATCTGATGTGGTATAAATATTTCCCGGACTTAAGGATATTTTGGCTCCTGGCAGAGCAATTTTAGAATCGTCATTGATGTTTCCGGAAAGAGATCCGGTTTGTGCATAGAAAAACAGGGAAGCACAAAATAAAACAGATGTAAAAATTTTCTTCACTTTCTTTGGATTAGATTAAAAAACGTAACAAAATTAAACGTCTGTTTGGACAAGAAGTTGAAGAGAAAATTAAGGTTTTCTTAAGAATTGTTAATATAGAAACTGTTTGTTAAAAGGAAATACGTAGTGATTCATTACCTTTCGGATCCTAAATTTTTTGCAGTTTTATCTCCTTCCACGAGTAAAGTCAATTCATCACACCGTATAATCTGATGATTGTGGATGGTAAATTCTGCCAGTACCTTGTGCACAACTTCACTTCCATCTTTTAGTGCGGATTTTGCTATGTGGTTGGTAAATATAATATTGCCGTTTTCAGCATAACTGATGATTTCAAGCTTTTGTTCTGTCACTTTTTCTTTGAGTTTCTTGATATGTAGGACAAACTGATCATAATTCAGTTGAGAATGATCTACAAGCTGAATATATTCTTTTGAAAAATATTTCTCAATTAATAATTCATCAAATACCGGATTTTCTAATACCTCTTTAAATACCTGTTGGATAAAATGTTTCATAACTTTATTATTTTGAAACAAAATTACCTTACAGATTGATGACTGAACGATAACAATTGTAAAGAAATTACCTACGGTTGCGTATTCTGCTCAATGAAACACTTGTTATTCCAAGATAAGAGGCAATATAATGCTGTGGGAAGCGGAGCAGAAGCTCTGGCCTGTTTTTGAGAAGTTGTTCATATCTCTGTTGAGGAGAATCTTTAATGAAGGAGATGAGCCTTTTATTGATTTCGCTGAAACGTTTGTAAAAAAGTGGATGAAAAGCATGCTGAAATTCCGGATTTTCCATGAGTGTGTGAAAAGTATCAGTATGAAGCTCATACACTGTAGTAGATTCCAGTGTTTCAATGACAAAATCGCTGGGAATACCATTCAGGAAACTATCAAAGGATGAAACAGCCTGGTTTTCTGTTATAAAATCCAATGTAAGTTCTTTTCCATCCTGATAGAAAAATACTCTTAAAGCTCCATTTTTTACAAGGAACATCTTATCTGAAACTTTTCCTTCTTCCAGCAGGATGGTTTTAGCAGGATAAATAACTTCAGTTAATAAATGAAGATCAGTT
The nucleotide sequence above comes from Chryseobacterium sp. 7. Encoded proteins:
- a CDS encoding phytase, giving the protein MKNIHYILALSVLPLVINCTGQKEVIEKLKPAVITETVVHDTDDPAIWINPKDASKSIIIGTDKDTDGGLYAFDLNGKIINKVLGLKRPNNVDLEYGFILNGQKRDIAAVTERETNKVKLYSLPELKEVGEISVFEGESERGPMGISMYKNPETGDIFVIVGRKSGPSDGYLWQYQLSEKNGSITGKVVRKFGKYSGLKEIESIAVDDEMGYIYYSDEQFGVHKYYADPEKGNEELSVFGKGDFKSDVEGISIYPTSKGKGYVLVSNQQNDTFNVYLREDQSKGRIAEIPVSTLESDGSEVTNVNLGPKFPKGVFVAMSNGRIFHFYDWRMIEKAIKSAVKAVK
- a CDS encoding Crp/Fnr family transcriptional regulator; the protein is MHIPDLHSFLKTDLHLLTEVIYPAKTILLEEGKVSDKMFLVKNGALRVFFYQDGKELTLDFITENQAVSSFDSFLNGIPSDFVIETLESTTVYELHTDTFHTLMENPEFQHAFHPLFYKRFSEINKRLISFIKDSPQQRYEQLLKNRPELLLRFPQHYIASYLGITSVSLSRIRNRR